In Sphingomonas sp. R1, a single genomic region encodes these proteins:
- a CDS encoding metal-dependent hydrolase family protein, producing the protein MAKHWFAVLAALALGGTATAQQAAPPAILLKPAAVFDGIDGQSHAGWQVLVRGDRIVAVGPNLTAPADAKVIPLDGDTLMPGMIEGHAHLFLHPYNETSWDDQVLHEPLALRTARAVAQARATLHAGFTSLRDLGTEGAGYADVGLKAAIDQGIVEGPRLQVATRAIVALGAYGPKGFEPGIEVPQGAEEVSGPEQMVAAVRRQIAAGADWIKLYADYRWRPGEESRPTLSLEEMKAAVAAAHDAGRPVAVHAATAEGMRRAIEAGVDTIEHGYGGTPAIFAAMAAKKIALCPTLAASDATSRYRGWSGAEPAPAAVRINRESFRLALKAGVPICMGGDVGVFAHGDNTGEMVLMAAAGMRPADVLLAATSGNARWSGLAGRVGALKPGLLADLVAVAGDPTRDIAAVRTVRFVMKGGSVVGGSPAR; encoded by the coding sequence AGCCATGCCGGCTGGCAGGTGCTGGTGCGCGGCGACCGGATCGTCGCGGTCGGCCCTAACCTCACCGCCCCCGCCGACGCAAAGGTGATCCCGCTCGACGGCGACACGCTGATGCCCGGCATGATCGAGGGCCACGCCCACCTCTTCCTCCACCCCTATAACGAGACGAGCTGGGACGATCAGGTGCTGCACGAGCCCCTCGCGCTCCGCACCGCCCGTGCCGTGGCGCAGGCCCGTGCGACGCTGCACGCCGGCTTCACCAGCCTGCGCGATCTCGGCACCGAGGGAGCCGGCTATGCCGATGTCGGGCTCAAGGCGGCGATCGACCAGGGCATCGTCGAGGGCCCCCGGCTGCAGGTAGCGACCCGTGCCATCGTCGCCCTCGGTGCCTATGGCCCCAAGGGCTTCGAGCCGGGTATCGAGGTCCCGCAGGGCGCCGAGGAAGTCTCCGGCCCCGAACAGATGGTCGCCGCGGTCCGCCGCCAGATTGCCGCCGGGGCCGACTGGATCAAGCTCTACGCCGATTATCGCTGGCGGCCCGGCGAGGAAAGCCGTCCGACGCTCAGCCTCGAGGAAATGAAGGCCGCCGTCGCCGCCGCGCACGACGCGGGCCGCCCGGTCGCGGTGCACGCCGCCACCGCCGAGGGCATGCGCCGCGCGATCGAGGCCGGGGTCGACACGATCGAGCATGGCTATGGCGGCACGCCCGCGATCTTCGCCGCGATGGCCGCGAAGAAGATCGCACTGTGCCCCACCCTGGCGGCTTCGGATGCGACGTCGCGCTATCGCGGGTGGAGCGGCGCGGAGCCTGCGCCCGCTGCCGTGCGGATCAACCGGGAGAGCTTCCGCCTGGCACTGAAGGCCGGGGTGCCGATCTGCATGGGCGGCGACGTCGGCGTCTTCGCGCATGGCGACAATACCGGAGAGATGGTGCTCATGGCCGCTGCCGGTATGCGCCCCGCCGACGTGCTGCTGGCCGCGACGTCGGGCAATGCGCGCTGGTCCGGCCTGGCCGGGCGAGTGGGCGCGCTGAAGCCCGGGCTGCTCGCCGATCTCGTCGCTGTCGCGGGCGATCCCACCCGCGACATCGCCGCGGTCCGCACTGTCCGCTTCGTGATGAAGGGCGGCAGCGTGGTGGGCGGCTCTCCCGCCAGGTAG